The region CGGGGCGTAACTTGGTCTTCGAGAGAGGGGTTGAAGTCGGCTTTGGGCGTTGAGGTATCGCACGCTGAGGCTTGGTGGCCTCATtgtcttcttcatcttcgtccagatcttcctcgtcgtctgAGTCTGATTCCATCTCCATAGCGTATTCACCCCACTCCCGGGAATCTAGCCGCAGCTCTTTAACATTACGGGACCTTACTAATGAGGCATCGATCCAGCAGTTGCTCGAATCGTAGTTCTTCTCGTCGGTCCGGAGTTGCGTTAGGAAGCGGTCGATCACTTTCTCCAAGGCTTGCTTAGCCGCTTGCTTGTCATCGGGAGCATCGACAGAGGTAAAATTGGTGGCTTTCGAGAGACCAATAAGGTAACAACCGTGGTAGTCTCTGCTTTCGTCGGCAGCACTCGTTTCGTTGTTTGTGAACCGACCTGGCCAGATCCGTACTTCGGAGTTTGGCAATGTCTTGTGGATTTCTGTAATCGTCAGTATACACTAATGTAGCTTCACTGATATATGGTCGAAACTTACCCACGATAAGTGAGATGCATCGTGACTCAACCCAACCAACCAAACTCTTGCCCTTGGTCAAAGTACGGCCCCAGAACTGAATGTCAACCTTGACAAAATTATGGTAAGTTTCCAGAAATCCAGCAGCTCCAAGCGAGGGGCTTGATACTGAAGACAAGGTTGGTCCTAGGCCAAAGAATGCATCCCATGTCATCCCTTGTTCGCACAGCCGTTCGCCTGCAGCCTTGAATTCCTTGACTAATGTTTGAAGGCCAGGCACAGTTGACGTGTGCGCGATGTTTGAGTTTGGCGCATGGAAACCTAGGACCACCATTGGCTCTCTTGCACTACGATTGTAGCGTGGCCTCTTCTTATGGAAAAAGACATCGTAGACCATTTCGTTCGTCCAATCAAATTGTCCATAGTGATGGAAGAAGCTCGTAACCAGATCAGCGGCGCTGGCTGAACCGGAATCGTACGCGAGTCGCTTGCAGATCCAAGAGAGCATGAGCGTAATGTGAACACCACCTAGGAAGCCAAACTTTGCAGAGTAGAGACCACGCTGAACAGCCCACAACTTGATACAGCGATATGCTAGGCGAAATGAGGACAGGGATGGTAGCGTGCGCTGGATGTATAGTAAATCGCGGTACGGTTTAAGCTTGCGAAGTGAGAGGAGCGAAAGGTTGAAGATAGGGTCAGATGCTGGGATATTGCGGAACTCAGACCACCTAAATAATGTCAGCAGTGTCACGATAATAAGTTCCAAAAGCCTACCTCTCGACGACTTGTGTTGCAGGACAGTATTGAAGATCCATCAATACCCCGTTGACGGAAAGCTCAAGCATAGTGCCAGTGCTAGCTTCGACCTTTCTCAAAATTCGCACTCCCCGGTTATCGGACTTGATGATTCGTTGCCGAGCAAGTTTGAAGAAAGTCTTGGAGCTGATGGTTCCAATACAAAGACAATCAATGTCTGAGTCAGATGTCCAAACACCCAATGCGTACGAGCCCACTGGCACCATCACAAATGGTATTTCAGGCTGTATTGAATCCTCAGTAGCGTCCAGAGTACCGAGCAAGATCTGCCGGAAGGTTTCGAAGGCATCCTGATGCTGTCTTGTCTGCTCATCAGTCGGAAACATGCCATGGGCCGCAAGCGCTGAAGTTATACTTGACGACTCCGACAAGGTCGTGCCTACTCGCTTATGTTCAACAATGGTTTTCTCCATGTATTCAACGCCAGTCGCGCTGCTGATCACAGTACCGTCAGTAATCTTCAATTTTGTTCTGACTCCATAATGATCGCTAGCGAAGATCTGAGCACCATCAACAACCTCAGGAAGCCCGAAATGATTGAACCGGGCGACGCTGAGTACGTCTTGTGAGCGGACGAGTATTCGGTCATAGCGCTGTGGTCGATCATGCGAAGTGGTAGTGGTTCCTGCAGCAAGCCTGTTGTTTTGTGGGTCGAAGGTAGCTCCTTCTTCACCTTCGTATAGAACTTCACCGTCACTGGGGGCTGTCTGGTCGACTGCTTCAATTCGAGCGACCGACCATGCATCCAATAATCCAGCATCACTGATAGCTGCCTCTATGGAAGACAAGGCATCTACAGTTTCCTCGGTGATAGACTTATCCCCTAGAGCGGCGTTGAGGGTGTATGTCGAAGTGACAAGATTGAAGTCCCCAGTAATGATCCATGAATCGGTGCTATGGTGGCGCTCTAGATAGCTTGTAAGATTCTTCATTTGAGATTTCTTGGCGGCGACTGCTCCGTCTGTGAGACCAGCAGTCAAATGGACACCAGCAACCACAAAAGTCCCTGATGCGGAAGGCGAAGATGTGAAGATGCCCCTAAAGCTTGCGACAAGAGCACCTTTATGCTTGCGATGGAAAGGCACAGACTTCCAGCTGAAAGCATAGCGGCTGAGGATAACGATGTTCCTCAGACTAGGAAGAGGTCCAATATCGGGCTGATGGGGTGGGCCATGTGAGGCAAATGGGTATCTCCGCTGAACTTCCGAATCACCCAGTAGGTAGGTGAGAAAGTCATCTGAAACTTCCTGCAGTACCAGGATATCGGCCATTGCTGAATCAGATAGTATGGTACGCACAAGCGATGGGTCGCGATCGTGTGTTGGTGGATACTCGGTATCTATCAAGACGTTATAGCTCGAGACTGTTAGGCTTTCCACATCATATTCGCTGTCATCTCCATCTGTGTAGATTGACCACTTGTATTCGTTGTCATCGAAGCAGTAAGCTGATCCAGCTTGTACGCCGCGATCGTATGCTACACTGTCTTGTCGGGTAGACTGATCGATGTTATCCTCTGTTGAATCCGTTGGTTTCAGATCTGAATGGATGGGTTCAACCCAATAGTCTGAAGTGGGAGATATGCAGGTATCGCTTGAAGAGCCAAGATCAATAGTGCCGTAAAGATGCATGTGATCAGTCGCATCCGAACCAGTTGTTCGTTCGCGTACTAAGATAGCAAGCGTTCCAACTCGAAACTTGAGTTCTGGTAGTAATCGTGCCTTCTCCAGGAGGTACGATCGCGAAAACATGGTGTTGTCCTGCGATTGACCGATGCTCAAGTGTAAAGTAGATCGAGCAGGGCCCTGACCTAAAGCTTGCAGAACCATTGTACGCAAAGACTCTAGAGGCGAAGGTGGATTACTGCCATCTTCTGAAAGGAACACGGTATATTTGTTCTTTTGTGTGAAGCACCCCGCTTGAACCAGTGCCGCATCGATGGGATCAGCCGAGTCGCGATGTCCTGCCAGATAATCCTGAATTTGTTGTTGGGCTTGTGGAAGATGTTCGGGCGAAACGAAGGGATATACGAGGTTGATATGCGGCGGCCATCTCCCATAAGCTTTGTCGTAGAGTTCTCGCAATTGGTCAATGTAGCCGCATTGCGACCTAGGTGGAATAACACATAGGGCTGTGTCGTAAGATGTAATCGACATTCGTGTCGGTGTCGAGGAATTGTCGGTAGCAGCCATAACTTGGCGCGTAGGAAATGTAATGAGATAATTTTTCAATGAAAGGGACTGCAAATGGGTATCCTGCATAAGAAGGAAAAGTAGTGTTGAAGAACTCGAGCTTGATTAGATGGGTATGCGTGCAGAAATACTTATATTATACGATGAACATTCTGAAACTTCCAAGTCCACTTCATGCATCCGTCGAATTCCCAAACAGGGAATGCAATGACTCCGAGAGGTGTTGCTCAGCTCATGCGCAAGGCGCAGCCGGTGAGCGAAAGTGACTCATGCACGCTAACCGGTTATGGTTCAATCATGACATCGCCACATGAGACGGGCCGATGACACCTTATGCCAGCCATGTATGACGCTGCCAGACGCAACATTGTCAAACGCATTATACTACGGTTCAATAGATCACAAGATGGGAGTGGACAGGCAAATCACGAGGCACTTCACCAAGAGCCTTTGATGATGTGGGGTAAGGAGGTTACGACCTGAGGCAGAAAACATGACGTGTTGAATAAAGCCTTGGCTCGATTGATCTCAACCGTGGTTCTCAACTCAACAAAATATCAGTACTAGGCAGAAAACCCTCACCCAAGCTTCTGTGCAAAAACATCCACGCCATTCTTACAACGTCCCGCCCATTCAGCCATGAGGGGATTGTTAGACCTTCCGAACGAGCTACTCTATACAGTCATCGAACACGCGCTGACGATACCTGTCAATTTTCATGATGACAGGATCCGTTACCGGCCGCCATTGGAACGCGGAGTTTACTGCCTTCCCGGCCCAGACGCCAAAAAGACACCCAGGCCGATGAGTCTACTTCTAACGAACCGAAGGCTTTACTTGGAGACCAAACTTTACCTATCGAGGTTGGACAAGTCACAAACCCTAGAACTCGACATCGCAATTGTGAGTGATCATTGGATTTGGCCAACAGCACGAAGCCTGCCAGTATGGAAACACAACACCATTTTGGACAAGGTTGAAATTAATCTCATACCTTGCTGCACCCCGGATGACCGTTATCTACAAACTGGTGGGTATGAAAGAGACCTTTGCAGCACTGTTGCCTCGCTAGTGGACCTATTGTACAGCTTCCTGGAGAACAAACAAGTTGACTCCTATACCAAATATGCAATACGCGATTACCTGGCACATCCATCTCCAGAACAGCTAGTCGGAAAGTCGGGCATAACTCGAATCAATACATTGATTATCCGTATCAACACGAACTGGTATGGAGACGGGAACAGGCTACTCAGTGGAACAGAAGTGCCACACCGGAAAATTCAGGGTCTTGCACATCTTGACTTTAATCGGCTATATTCTGTTGCTCCCACGAAAGCACAGCGTTATATTGGCGTTATGAAAGACTACATCGACCAGTGGCTGAGCTCTAGCAATAGGGACAAAGCTTCAATGAGAGTGGGCAAAATCTTGTTTTGCACCGACGAAGCCGTATGGGAGGAAGTCAGCATAACAAAGTGACGTATAACTAGAGCGCCACCCGAGCTACCCCACTATATATTTGGGCTACCTCAAATCAAGGGTTGTCGGAACATGACTAGATCCTCAA is a window of Pyrenophora tritici-repentis strain M4 chromosome 2, whole genome shotgun sequence DNA encoding:
- a CDS encoding PAP1, Poly(A) polymerase; the encoded protein is MAATDNSSTPTRMSITSYDTALCVIPPRSQCGYIDQLRELYDKAYGRWPPHINLVYPFVSPEHLPQAQQQIQDYLAGHRDSADPIDAALVQAGCFTQKNKYTVFLSEDGSNPPSPLESLRTMVLQALGQGPARSTLHLSIGQSQDNTMFSRSYLLEKARLLPELKFRVGTLAILVRERTTGSDATDHMHLYGTIDLGSSSDTCISPTSDYWVEPIHSDLKPTDSTEDNIDQSTRQDSVAYDRGVQAGSAYCFDDNEYKWSIYTDGDDSEYDVESLTVSSYNVLIDTEYPPTHDRDPSLVRTILSDSAMADILVLQEVSDDFLTYLLGDSEVQRRYPFASHGPPHQPDIGPLPSLRNIVILSRYAFSWKSVPFHRKHKGALVASFRGIFTSSPSASGTFVVAGVHLTAGLTDGAVAAKKSQMKNLTSYLERHHSTDSWIITGDFNLVTSTYTLNAALGDKSITEETVDALSSIEAAISDAGLLDAWSVARIEAVDQTAPSDGEVLYEGEEGATFDPQNNRLAAGTTTTSHDRPQRYDRILVRSQDVLSVARFNHFGLPEVVDGAQIFASDHYGVRTKLKITDGTVISSATGVEYMEKTIVEHKRVGTTLSESSSITSALAAHGMFPTDEQTRQHQDAFETFRQILLGTLDATEDSIQPEIPFVMVPVGSYALGVWTSDSDIDCLCIGTISSKTFFKLARQRIIKSDNRGVRILRKVEASTGTMLELSVNGVLMDLQYCPATQVVERWSEFRNIPASDPIFNLSLLSLRKLKPYRDLLYIQRTLPSLSSFRLAYRCIKLWAVQRGLYSAKFGFLGGVHITLMLSWICKRLAYDSGSASAADLVTSFFHHYGQFDWTNEMVYDVFFHKKRPRYNRSAREPMVVLGFHAPNSNIAHTSTVPGLQTLVKEFKAAGERLCEQGMTWDAFFGLGPTLSSVSSPSLGAAGFLETYHNFVKVDIQFWGRTLTKGKSLVGWVESRCISLIVEIHKTLPNSEVRIWPGRFTNNETSAADESRDYHGCYLIGLSKATNFTSVDAPDDKQAAKQALEKVIDRFLTQLRTDEKNYDSSNCWIDASLVRSRNVKELRLDSREWGEYAMEMESDSDDEEDLDEDEEDNEATKPQRAIPQRPKPTSTPLSKTKLRPASDVLNRLRWDPSLDPSDYIIGYEDRFLGAKETGLEKWKTEQTDEEFIPQHRILYFKKKGDDGNGEVVWERATRIDKIFGSGLGAGELKSR